The Chloroherpetonaceae bacterium genome window below encodes:
- a CDS encoding pitrilysin family protein, producing the protein MKLKNFFFTSIAIAIVTALSSCGANQTAVSTASIDRSKPPLPDAAPQVSFPEFLDTTLSNGLRVFLIESNQKPTLTMRMVIRGGSSFDGDKSGLADAVSTLLGKGSQKRTALQFAKEGDYIGASFGAGSSDDAVFVNISGLSRHQDKLFDIFTDALFNPTFPEDELEKFKRQAVSGVQTRRRTPGALASILSTQVAFGKHPYANFDDEASISSISQKDVQTYYARFFNASNASLAVVGDFKASEMLPLLEKQFGSWKAGEPAPEVANEFPIPDGISVHLVDLPGAVQSSVSVVMPASARRNPELAEFSLVSSILGGGFSGRLFQNLREKHGWTYGAYTNGNYYRQGGFFSATAEVRNVVTDSAITEILSEIKRIRTEPVPQNELVLQQEYLSGNYLLSLENPERTLVRAQDITVFGISKDYYKTYVKKVSSLTSERVLELAQKYLSAKNVYITVVGDAKEIKSKLEKFGKVTVYNTDFEPLSDLLPPALSSEALLENHFKALGGVASLKKMNSREMKGKVTIEFPGRSLDGTLEMKEKSPNKSYTKLITPVISQEIYVNGKRAVDVSPRGSNELSGKELTERLESSIFNVLFRLKENGVSLKVLGMKPTGEGMNYHTELIYPSGKVDQLVFDGNSFMLIEQITKQSTPQGTEVEAKLQYSDYRPVQVSKNKKDGTILLPYKLVRTVPQGQFTLVITSTVESYTINPTLKDDIFEKK; encoded by the coding sequence ATGAAACTGAAAAATTTCTTTTTTACATCAATTGCAATTGCGATTGTTACCGCGTTAAGTTCTTGCGGAGCCAATCAAACCGCAGTCTCTACCGCTTCAATTGACCGCTCAAAACCTCCTCTTCCGGACGCCGCGCCGCAAGTCTCATTTCCTGAATTCCTTGATACCACCCTTTCAAACGGGCTTCGCGTTTTCTTGATTGAAAGCAATCAAAAGCCTACTCTTACGATGCGTATGGTGATTCGTGGCGGTTCTTCCTTTGATGGCGATAAATCTGGGCTTGCTGATGCTGTTTCAACTTTATTAGGTAAAGGTTCACAAAAACGAACCGCGCTTCAATTTGCTAAGGAAGGCGATTACATTGGTGCATCATTTGGTGCAGGCTCAAGCGATGATGCCGTTTTCGTAAATATTTCCGGCCTTTCCCGCCACCAAGACAAGCTCTTTGATATTTTCACGGATGCCCTTTTTAATCCTACTTTTCCCGAAGATGAACTCGAAAAATTCAAGCGTCAAGCCGTTTCGGGGGTTCAAACACGTCGACGAACGCCGGGAGCTTTAGCATCCATTTTATCAACACAAGTTGCGTTTGGCAAACACCCTTACGCAAATTTTGATGACGAAGCCAGCATTAGCTCAATCTCACAAAAGGATGTTCAGACCTATTATGCGCGTTTCTTTAATGCTTCTAATGCATCGCTGGCCGTAGTTGGAGACTTTAAAGCTTCCGAAATGCTTCCTTTACTTGAAAAACAATTTGGATCTTGGAAAGCTGGCGAACCTGCCCCTGAAGTTGCCAATGAATTTCCAATTCCCGATGGAATCTCGGTTCACTTGGTTGATTTACCCGGTGCTGTGCAGTCGAGTGTTTCTGTTGTGATGCCGGCCTCTGCTCGGCGAAATCCCGAGCTCGCCGAGTTTTCTCTGGTTTCATCAATTTTGGGCGGCGGGTTCTCTGGTCGTTTATTTCAAAATCTTCGTGAAAAACACGGGTGGACATACGGTGCTTATACCAATGGAAATTACTACCGTCAAGGTGGATTTTTTTCTGCAACAGCTGAGGTTCGAAATGTGGTCACCGATTCAGCAATCACCGAAATTCTCAGCGAAATTAAACGGATTCGCACAGAACCTGTCCCTCAAAACGAACTTGTATTACAGCAAGAATATTTAAGTGGGAATTACTTACTAAGCCTTGAAAACCCTGAAAGAACGCTTGTTCGCGCTCAAGACATCACCGTTTTTGGCATTTCAAAAGATTACTATAAAACCTACGTGAAAAAGGTTTCATCCCTTACTTCAGAGCGCGTTCTAGAGCTTGCTCAAAAATATTTGAGCGCAAAAAATGTTTACATCACAGTTGTAGGAGATGCAAAAGAAATTAAATCGAAACTTGAAAAATTTGGCAAAGTCACCGTTTACAATACCGACTTTGAACCCTTGTCTGATTTACTTCCACCTGCACTTTCTTCCGAAGCCCTTTTAGAAAATCATTTTAAGGCTTTAGGAGGCGTTGCATCGCTTAAGAAAATGAATAGTCGTGAAATGAAAGGAAAAGTAACCATTGAGTTTCCGGGACGTTCACTGGATGGCACACTTGAAATGAAGGAGAAATCTCCAAATAAATCTTACACCAAACTCATAACACCGGTCATTTCACAAGAGATTTATGTTAATGGGAAGAGGGCCGTTGATGTTTCGCCTAGAGGCTCCAATGAGTTATCTGGAAAAGAACTTACTGAACGATTAGAGTCTTCCATTTTCAATGTGCTTTTTCGATTAAAAGAAAATGGCGTTTCTCTGAAAGTATTGGGCATGAAACCAACAGGAGAAGGAATGAACTATCATACAGAATTAATCTATCCTTCAGGAAAAGTTGATCAGTTGGTCTTCGACGGAAACTCATTTATGTTAATTGAGCAAATAACTAAACAATCAACTCCTCAAGGAACAGAAGTTGAAGCAAAACTTCAATACTCCGACTATCGCCCTGTTCAAGTTTCAAAAAACAAAAAGGACGGTACGATTTTATTACCCTATAAACTTGTTCGAACGGTCCCTCAGGGGCAATTCACTTTGGTGATTACTTCCACTGTTGAAAGCTATACTATTAATCCAACATTGAAAGACGATATCTTCGAAAAGAAATAA
- a CDS encoding pitrilysin family protein codes for MVRKLSFFIAALFTLMFIAFPLDLLANDDQPKKGKNKIQFVEYDLPNGLHVILHQDKAAPVVSSYVLYHVGSKNEKNDRTGFAHFFEHLMFEGSENIRRGQIDKLISGAGGNLNASTSFDLTDYYINLPKNQWKLALWIESERMLHAKIDSGGVETQREVVKEERRLRVDNRPYGTLFETIFSTVLDSSSYSWTPIGSFQYIDKATIDEFRDFYRAYYVPNNATLCLAGDIDIEEAKKVIIEYFGSIPKGKPVERPKVIVPMQFSPKELRVEKDNTPLPATLHGWKSVAQTHPDAKALEMLSNVLSSGNSSRLNQTLVQNTQVAVQVQAFPFFLEDAGMNGVFAVGNSGVNVETLDSLISLELEKIAGEGITEEEFQKVRNQIESQYASSFGTVQSRARELANYYVFYGNTNLINTEVDEYMKVTREDIQRVAKKYFNKESRNLIHYTVKKRD; via the coding sequence ATGGTTCGGAAGCTTTCATTTTTTATTGCGGCGTTATTTACGCTGATGTTCATCGCATTCCCTTTGGATTTATTGGCCAATGATGACCAACCTAAAAAAGGAAAAAATAAAATTCAATTTGTTGAATATGATCTTCCAAACGGGTTACATGTCATATTACATCAAGATAAAGCAGCACCCGTTGTGTCTTCTTATGTTCTATATCATGTTGGAAGCAAAAATGAAAAGAATGACAGAACCGGATTTGCCCATTTTTTTGAGCACTTGATGTTCGAAGGCTCTGAAAACATACGTCGAGGGCAAATAGACAAACTCATTTCTGGTGCCGGGGGAAATCTCAATGCCTCAACATCTTTCGACTTAACCGATTACTACATTAATCTGCCAAAAAATCAGTGGAAACTTGCCTTATGGATTGAATCCGAACGGATGCTTCACGCGAAAATTGATTCCGGTGGTGTTGAAACCCAACGCGAAGTGGTTAAAGAAGAGCGCCGTTTGCGCGTCGATAATCGCCCATATGGAACTCTTTTTGAAACCATTTTTTCTACCGTATTAGATTCTTCTTCATATTCTTGGACACCCATTGGCTCCTTTCAATACATTGATAAGGCTACGATTGACGAGTTTCGCGACTTCTACCGCGCCTATTATGTTCCTAACAATGCCACCCTTTGTTTAGCCGGAGATATTGATATTGAAGAGGCGAAAAAAGTTATAATAGAATACTTTGGATCGATTCCAAAAGGAAAACCGGTTGAAAGGCCTAAGGTTATTGTTCCAATGCAATTCTCACCAAAAGAGTTAAGGGTAGAAAAGGATAATACACCGCTTCCGGCAACTCTTCACGGGTGGAAGTCTGTCGCGCAAACACACCCCGATGCAAAAGCACTCGAAATGCTTTCCAATGTTCTCAGTTCAGGCAATAGCTCAAGGCTAAACCAAACTTTGGTTCAAAACACGCAAGTTGCTGTTCAAGTCCAAGCTTTTCCTTTTTTTCTTGAAGATGCAGGAATGAATGGTGTGTTTGCTGTTGGCAATAGCGGTGTCAATGTAGAAACATTGGATTCACTCATTTCACTTGAATTAGAAAAAATTGCCGGAGAAGGAATTACGGAAGAGGAGTTTCAAAAAGTTCGCAATCAAATTGAATCTCAATATGCTTCTTCATTTGGGACTGTTCAAAGTCGTGCCCGCGAGCTCGCCAACTATTATGTTTTTTATGGCAATACAAATCTGATTAATACTGAAGTCGATGAATACATGAAGGTCACTCGCGAAGATATTCAACGCGTAGCCAAAAAGTATTTCAATAAAGAAAGTAGAAATCTCATTCACTACACGGTTAAGAAGCGAGACTAA
- a CDS encoding ATP-binding protein → MLNLLLKSLLFILILPSFFSFLRSQTPLDEKINFKRLLLERGESQSRINKTLHSKTGLLWVATSEGLARYNGYQTYFYRNNPLDSTSLPSNDILFLIEKSSTELWIATDEAVSLFNPITGKAVRYYSQTEEVELTSEKGLNGFIQGLHITQSGKIWVGTSLGLYSFNPSNNQFEKFELPFEFSTRAFKELPAERLVIGGESNAGAKLLVLDGQSLTIEKEIYEGKKMISGDAILSIESSLESPEDLLWVGTRKSGLYQISLNEEKPLKHFDYAPKSSLGLRTSYVKSLSLNRTGLFKGILFIGTSDGLHLLSQDQSKMTVLLPDVKRKASISDNEITSLSHDYAGTLWIGTASGGLNLLQTQKSPFKIFDLKDLKQDASLGGSYVNAIYEDGSVLWVGTNNGLLRHDLSGKESDRRFFFKSGELLSNTVNAITKTTDGRLWLGTDAGISIYDPQTKKWGSFQNDLETGGPLPDNYISSFLLSSKGTLWVGTASGLSKFNPQTNSFETFTSKSSDTQTLPDNEILTLFEDNAHTIWVGTGSGLCKMIDESGKFERIQSKSDKILSLSQDFNNKLWIGTSYGLYRLEPTTSQQIGFFDIDGLADNTCFGLLFSRDSSLWISTPKGISKYMPSGNTFITYDVSDGLASNNFNFGAYHVGKSGTFYFGAGRGITAFDPETFTHRYTPPVVITAFKRFGKIENDNLQNGADITLSYLDSFFSFEFASLDFVSPEKNQYAYKLEGFDNDWVYSGSQRVASYTNLDGGNYRFMVKGSNGDGIWNNTPFVISIHVIPPPWKTWWAYTLYVLFGVGSILGIFILKALRDRKKLEAQAKEIEAQRIINDRLQQLDKLKDEFLANTSHELRTPLNGIIGISESLIDGATGPLREETKKNLTMITFSGKRLANLVNDILDFSKLKNQNIELLQKPVDMRQIVEIAYALLRPLIQGKPIVTKNEIPDDFPSVQGDENRIQQILLNVIGNAIKFTESGEVKVTAKEKGDMLEFSILDTGIGIAPENYGKIFQSFEQGDASSTRQYGGTGLGLSISKKLIELHGGSIWFESEVNKGSIFTISLPKSVEVAEKINLSAELVSKVSQVSAGEPELEEISRAANEIEILKTGEVDSRQFRVLVVDDEPVNVQVLANQLRLNNYSVSQAVNGVEALKIIDESERFDVILLDIMMPKMSGYEVCRRLREKYPAIELPVILLTAKNQVDDLVEGFNVGANDYLTKPFTKKELFSRIRTHISLSKITLAYGRFVPHEFLRFLERESIVDVKLGDQVQREMTILFSDIRSFTSLSEKMTPVENFNFINSYLRRMGPMIRKNNGFIDKYIGDAIMALFPLDADDAVKATIEMRRELKIYNQHRENNKYPAIEIGLGLHTGNLMLGTVGESERMEGTVIADAVNLASRMEGLTKIYGATILISDKTYFKLKNQNDYSIRALGKVQVKGKKEAVSIYEIFDEDYPKLFDHKLSTKERFFEALDHYYNARFDLSLKLFQEISTLNKEDKAAKLYISRCNYFIESGTPEDWVGADMMSEK, encoded by the coding sequence CTTCTATTAGAACGAGGTGAATCGCAAAGTAGAATTAATAAAACGCTTCATTCAAAAACAGGTTTGTTGTGGGTAGCAACTTCTGAAGGGCTTGCTCGCTACAATGGATATCAAACCTATTTTTATCGCAACAATCCACTTGATTCCACCTCTTTACCTTCAAATGACATCCTCTTTCTTATTGAAAAATCTTCCACTGAGCTTTGGATTGCCACCGATGAGGCGGTTTCGCTCTTTAACCCAATAACGGGTAAAGCAGTCCGATATTACTCACAAACAGAGGAAGTTGAATTGACTTCAGAGAAAGGGTTAAATGGATTTATTCAAGGTTTACACATTACTCAAAGCGGGAAAATTTGGGTAGGGACAAGTCTTGGTCTTTATTCATTTAATCCTTCTAACAATCAGTTTGAAAAATTCGAACTGCCCTTTGAATTCAGTACTAGAGCGTTTAAGGAGTTACCCGCAGAGCGATTGGTTATTGGTGGTGAATCCAATGCGGGAGCGAAACTTCTTGTGCTTGATGGTCAATCCCTCACGATTGAAAAAGAGATTTACGAAGGGAAAAAAATGATTTCCGGTGATGCCATTCTTTCTATTGAATCTTCATTAGAATCGCCTGAGGATCTCTTGTGGGTTGGAACAAGAAAAAGTGGGTTGTACCAAATTTCTTTGAATGAAGAAAAACCGCTCAAACATTTCGATTATGCACCAAAGTCGTCGCTTGGCTTGAGAACAAGCTATGTGAAATCACTTTCACTTAACAGAACCGGTTTATTTAAAGGAATCTTGTTTATCGGAACTTCCGATGGACTTCATCTTCTCTCTCAAGATCAAAGCAAAATGACCGTTTTATTGCCAGACGTGAAACGCAAAGCATCAATCTCTGATAACGAAATCACATCGCTCTCTCATGACTATGCCGGAACACTTTGGATTGGCACGGCTTCAGGGGGGTTAAATTTGCTTCAAACACAAAAATCTCCGTTCAAAATTTTTGATTTAAAGGACCTAAAACAAGATGCCTCCTTGGGAGGAAGTTATGTAAATGCCATTTATGAAGATGGCTCTGTTCTTTGGGTTGGTACAAATAATGGGCTTTTAAGACATGATTTAAGTGGGAAAGAATCGGACCGGCGCTTTTTCTTTAAATCCGGAGAATTGCTTTCGAATACTGTTAATGCAATTACTAAAACAACCGATGGACGTTTATGGCTTGGAACTGATGCAGGTATCAGTATCTATGACCCTCAAACCAAGAAATGGGGTTCATTTCAAAATGATCTTGAAACTGGAGGCCCGTTACCCGATAACTATATCTCTTCCTTTTTGTTATCAAGCAAAGGAACACTTTGGGTGGGAACTGCTTCGGGTCTCTCGAAATTCAACCCTCAAACAAATTCTTTCGAAACATTTACTTCAAAATCATCTGACACTCAAACACTTCCTGATAACGAAATCCTGACTCTCTTTGAAGATAATGCTCACACCATTTGGGTTGGTACCGGTTCAGGGTTATGTAAAATGATTGATGAGTCTGGAAAGTTTGAACGCATTCAATCAAAGAGCGATAAAATTCTTTCTTTGAGTCAAGATTTCAATAACAAATTATGGATTGGTACTTCATACGGATTGTATCGCTTAGAACCAACAACATCGCAACAAATTGGCTTTTTTGATATTGACGGACTCGCCGATAATACATGTTTCGGGCTCTTATTTTCGCGAGATTCCTCGCTCTGGATTTCTACTCCAAAAGGAATTTCAAAGTATATGCCAAGTGGCAATACCTTTATTACCTATGATGTGTCAGACGGTTTAGCGAGTAACAATTTCAATTTTGGGGCATATCATGTCGGCAAATCAGGCACATTCTATTTCGGTGCTGGCCGTGGCATAACAGCCTTTGACCCTGAAACCTTTACACATCGTTATACGCCTCCTGTTGTGATTACTGCCTTTAAGCGTTTTGGTAAAATTGAAAATGATAACCTCCAAAATGGTGCTGATATCACACTCTCATATTTGGATAGCTTTTTTTCTTTTGAATTCGCTTCTCTTGATTTTGTATCTCCGGAAAAAAATCAATACGCATATAAACTCGAAGGATTCGATAATGATTGGGTTTACTCCGGTTCACAACGCGTTGCTTCTTACACCAACCTTGACGGTGGGAACTATCGCTTTATGGTCAAAGGCTCTAACGGAGATGGAATTTGGAACAATACCCCGTTTGTCATATCAATTCATGTTATTCCTCCGCCGTGGAAAACTTGGTGGGCATACACGCTTTATGTGCTGTTTGGTGTTGGAAGTATTCTTGGCATTTTTATCCTTAAAGCCCTACGCGACCGAAAAAAACTTGAAGCTCAAGCTAAAGAGATTGAAGCTCAGCGCATTATCAATGATCGCTTGCAACAGCTCGATAAACTTAAAGATGAATTCTTAGCCAATACTTCTCATGAACTTCGAACGCCGCTGAATGGAATAATCGGAATTTCGGAATCACTCATTGATGGGGCTACAGGCCCCCTTCGCGAAGAGACCAAGAAGAACCTGACGATGATTACTTTCAGCGGAAAACGATTGGCAAACTTGGTTAATGATATTCTTGATTTTTCAAAACTCAAAAATCAGAATATTGAATTGCTACAAAAGCCGGTTGATATGCGGCAGATTGTAGAAATTGCTTATGCTTTGCTTCGCCCTTTAATTCAAGGGAAACCAATTGTAACTAAAAATGAAATTCCGGATGATTTCCCTTCTGTGCAAGGAGATGAAAATCGAATTCAACAAATATTGCTCAATGTGATTGGCAATGCCATCAAGTTCACTGAAAGCGGTGAAGTAAAAGTAACTGCCAAAGAAAAAGGCGACATGCTTGAATTTTCGATTCTCGATACCGGTATCGGCATTGCTCCCGAAAACTATGGTAAAATCTTTCAATCTTTTGAACAAGGAGACGCTTCTTCTACGCGTCAGTATGGAGGAACAGGCCTTGGACTTTCAATTTCCAAGAAGTTAATCGAGCTTCACGGAGGATCGATTTGGTTTGAATCTGAAGTCAATAAAGGCTCCATTTTTACAATCTCATTGCCAAAATCGGTTGAAGTTGCAGAAAAAATTAATCTTTCGGCCGAGTTGGTTTCAAAAGTTAGTCAAGTTTCTGCCGGGGAGCCTGAGCTCGAAGAGATTTCTCGTGCTGCAAATGAAATCGAGATTCTCAAAACAGGTGAAGTTGATTCGCGTCAGTTTAGAGTTTTGGTTGTGGATGATGAACCTGTTAATGTTCAAGTGCTTGCGAATCAATTAAGACTTAATAATTATTCTGTCTCACAAGCCGTAAATGGCGTTGAAGCCTTAAAGATCATTGATGAGTCAGAACGGTTTGATGTTATCTTACTTGACATCATGATGCCAAAGATGTCGGGCTATGAAGTTTGTAGAAGGCTTAGAGAGAAATATCCTGCCATTGAACTTCCGGTTATATTACTCACTGCAAAAAATCAAGTTGACGATTTAGTCGAAGGTTTCAATGTCGGCGCAAACGATTACCTGACAAAGCCTTTCACCAAAAAAGAATTGTTCTCTAGAATCCGAACTCATATCTCACTTTCAAAAATCACCCTTGCGTATGGACGGTTTGTCCCTCATGAGTTCCTTCGCTTTTTAGAACGAGAAAGTATTGTTGATGTTAAACTAGGTGATCAAGTTCAACGAGAAATGACCATTCTTTTTTCTGATATCCGTTCATTCACATCTCTCTCTGAAAAAATGACTCCGGTCGAGAACTTTAATTTTATCAATTCCTATTTAAGAAGAATGGGGCCTATGATTCGTAAGAATAACGGTTTCATTGATAAATACATTGGCGATGCGATTATGGCCCTATTCCCGCTTGATGCCGATGACGCAGTAAAAGCGACAATTGAGATGCGCCGCGAATTAAAAATTTACAATCAACACCGTGAAAACAATAAGTATCCTGCAATTGAAATTGGACTTGGGTTACATACGGGAAATTTGATGTTAGGAACTGTCGGAGAATCCGAAAGAATGGAAGGCACTGTCATTGCAGATGCGGTCAATCTTGCGTCAAGAATGGAAGGGCTTACGAAAATCTATGGCGCAACCATTCTCATTAGTGATAAAACTTATTTTAAGCTGAAGAATCAAAATGATTATTCAATTCGAGCCCTTGGGAAGGTTCAAGTAAAAGGCAAAAAAGAAGCCGTCAGTATATATGAAATCTTTGATGAAGATTATCCCAAACTTTTTGACCATAAACTCTCCACAAAAGAACGATTCTTTGAAGCCTTAGACCATTATTACAATGCCCGGTTTGATCTTTCTTTGAAGCTCTTTCAAGAAATTTCAACCCTTAATAAAGAGGATAAAGCTGCAAAATTGTATATCTCTCGATGCAATTACTTTATTGAATCAGGAACTCCGGAGGATTGGGTAGGTGCAGATATGATGTCGGAAAAGTAG